A window of Calonectris borealis chromosome 3, bCalBor7.hap1.2, whole genome shotgun sequence contains these coding sequences:
- the XKR5 gene encoding XK-related protein 5 isoform X2, with product MRGAFPGLCLALLAAERGARLCAIVHYLVRGQLGWFGLTIACVVPGYAAQLLSILWFRADGRPPGCWLLVLHLLQLGLWKRYWDVLRMAAKTSGSARAGEVLMLHGDVCVLRLLEALLQTLPHLLLQAYVVVAVDPASFVPGVSAGLSLLSLAWALVSYSRFSCLLKPGHLCPPATAVLCLLLWRTGMLGTRVLALVLFARLYSFWVFAVAGKTCDHLPHVPSCCQPQGRSWSCSALQPPPGTALPFQSLLLVGVHWLLMSFWLVAQQTDIVAQPCRWRLFNCLVGAVYIFCYVNVRSGPSKHRVAVFYAIMLMENTLLLLLATRFLQAELRNSLFVTGAVMSGSLIGAAALVVYYSLLHPKSTEIWQGFLETTCSAAAAGDDQVAGDSSQAGQSLGISGDRESLVGEGTTADPKNGNSSSLLQFRGCLEDSWTNHHHWLLVKLALKTGDMSTINAAFGDGGVGEVYPGGWMMGKPNGVEPAANLSLPTREMGPRGVESGLTDEKLLAARDGGGGKPSAGAARRGRENGAGQEPGFHPAVSFPSSFSPDPAEGSSMYFSVSEGGGQPGAGTTTATCVALVQRDREAQPPPGCLGGGGGGDLSLEMARISPILGSCAHKHLRSSSSLGGTSNCGVAGPPKEGSEPVGALMGWHRLWDTHPCGTQETVVRSKLRPPCFTSTPKADPRCPQQGLGELGEGTDLSGLLE from the exons ATGCGCGGGGCCTTCCCGGGGCTCTGCCTGGCGCTGCTGGCGGCGGAGCGCGGAGCGC ggctctGCGCCATCGTCCACTACCTTGTCCGGGGGCAGCTGGGCTGGTTTGGGCTGACCATCGCCTGCGTGGTGCCCGGCTACGCGGCTCAGCTCCTCAGCATCCTCTGGTTCAGAGCGGACGGTCGCCCGCCCGGCTGCTGGCTCCTGGTGCtccacctcctgcagctgggccTCTGGAAGCG GTACTGGGATGTTTTGAGGATGGCGGCAAAGACGAGCGGCAGTGCCCGTGCCGGGGAGGTGCTGATGCTGCACGGGGACGTGTGTGTGCTGCGGCTCTTGGAAGCCCTGCTGCAGACCCTGcctcacctcctgctgcaggccTACGTCGTCGTGGCAGTCGATCCAGCAAGCTTCGTCCCCG GTGTCAGCGCGGggctgtccctgctctccctCGCCTGGGCTTTGGTTTCCTACAGCCGCTTCTCCTGCCTGCTGAAACCCGGTCACCTCTGCCCGCCAGCCACGGCcgtcctctgcctgctgctctggaGGACGGGGATGCTGGGGACCAGGGTCCTGGCCCTGGTGCTCTTTGCCAGGCTGTATTCCTTTTGGGTTTTTGCTGTGGCAGGTAAGACCTGTGATCATCTTCCCCATGTCCCGTCCTGCTGTCAGCCACAGGGACGCTCCTGGTCCTGCAGCGCTTTGCAACCTCCCCCAGGAACGGCTTTGCCCTTTCAGTCCCTTCTCCTTGTAGGTGTCCACTGGTTGCTCATGTCCTTCTGGCTGGTGGCCCAGCAGACGGACATTGtggcccagccctgccgctggaggCTGTTCAATTGCCTGGTGGGAGCCGTGTACATCTTCTGCTACGTTAATGTCCGGTCCGGTCCCTCCAAGCACAGGGTGGCCGTGTTTTATGCA atAATGCTGATGGAAAacaccctcctgctgctgctggccacccggttcctgcaggcagagctgaggaACAGCCTGTTCGTGACCGGGGCCGTCATGTCAGGGTCTCTAATAG GTGCCGCAGCTCTGGTGGTTTATTACAGCCTGCTCCATCCCAAGTCCACCGAGATCTGGCAGGGCTTTCTGGAGACaacctgcagtgctgcagctgctggtgaTGACCAGGTTGCTGGAGACAGCTCCCAAGCTGGGCAGAGTTTGGGAATTTCGGGAGACAGAGAGTCGTTGGTAGGGGAAGGGACCACGGCAGATCCCAAAAACGGGAACAGCTCATCGCTCCTGCAATTCAGAGGGTGTTTGGAGGACAGCTGGACAAACCATCACCACTGGCTGCTGGTAAAGCTGGCCTTGAAAACAGGAGATATGTCCACGATCAACGCAGCTTTTGGAGATGGTGGCGTGGGAGAGGTTTATCCTGGAGGATGGATGATGGGAAAACCCAACGGTGTTGAGCCTGCAGCAAACCTTTCCCTCCCCACGAGGGAAATGGGTCCTCGAGGTGTGGAATCTGGTCTGACTGATGAGAAATTGCTGGCGGCGAGGGATGGAGGAGGCGGCAAACCCAGCGCCGGCGCTGCCAGAAGGGGACGGGAGAAcggagcagggcaggagcctgGTTTTCACCCGGCCGTATCCTTTCCCAGCAGCTTCTCCCCGGATCCGGCCGAGGGCTCCTCTATGTATTTCAGCGTGAGCGAGGGAGGGGGACAACCCGGCGCGGGGACAACCACAGCTACGTGCGTGGCCCTGGTGCAAAGAGACCGTGAAGCCCAACCTCCTCCAggctgcctgggaggaggaggaggaggggatttATCCCTTGAGATGGCGAGGATCAGCCCAATCCTGGGCTCTTGTGCCCACAAGCATCTGCGGAGCAGCTCTTCCCTCGGAGGCACAAGCAACTGTGGGGTGGCGGGTCCCCCCAAAGAGGGCTCGGAGCCCGTGGGTGCCCTCATGGGGTGGCATCGCCTTTGGGACACCCACCCTTGTGGCACGCAGGAGACTGTCGTGAGGAGCAAGCTGAGGCCACCATGCTTCACCTCTACCCCCAAGGCCGACCCTAGATGCCCACAGCAaggactgggggaactgggagaggGGACAGACCTGTCTGGGTTGCTGGAGTGA
- the XKR5 gene encoding XK-related protein 5 isoform X1, whose product MAVASLSGASLPCSRALRHRPLPCPGAAGLVWADHRLRGARLRGSAPQHPLVQSGRSPARLLAPGAPPPAAGPLEAVRDAPHGPSPPATGVRSQTCQNQGDSCRYWDVLRMAAKTSGSARAGEVLMLHGDVCVLRLLEALLQTLPHLLLQAYVVVAVDPASFVPGVSAGLSLLSLAWALVSYSRFSCLLKPGHLCPPATAVLCLLLWRTGMLGTRVLALVLFARLYSFWVFAVAGKTCDHLPHVPSCCQPQGRSWSCSALQPPPGTALPFQSLLLVGVHWLLMSFWLVAQQTDIVAQPCRWRLFNCLVGAVYIFCYVNVRSGPSKHRVAVFYAIMLMENTLLLLLATRFLQAELRNSLFVTGAVMSGSLIGAAALVVYYSLLHPKSTEIWQGFLETTCSAAAAGDDQVAGDSSQAGQSLGISGDRESLVGEGTTADPKNGNSSSLLQFRGCLEDSWTNHHHWLLVKLALKTGDMSTINAAFGDGGVGEVYPGGWMMGKPNGVEPAANLSLPTREMGPRGVESGLTDEKLLAARDGGGGKPSAGAARRGRENGAGQEPGFHPAVSFPSSFSPDPAEGSSMYFSVSEGGGQPGAGTTTATCVALVQRDREAQPPPGCLGGGGGGDLSLEMARISPILGSCAHKHLRSSSSLGGTSNCGVAGPPKEGSEPVGALMGWHRLWDTHPCGTQETVVRSKLRPPCFTSTPKADPRCPQQGLGELGEGTDLSGLLE is encoded by the exons ATGGCTGTGGCATCCCTCAGCGGTGCgtctctgccctgctccagggctctGCGCCATCGTCCACTACCTTGTCCGGGGGCAGCTGGGCTGGTTTGGGCTGACCATCGCCTGCGTGGTGCCCGGCTACGCGGCTCAGCTCCTCAGCATCCTCTGGTTCAGAGCGGACGGTCGCCCGCCCGGCTGCTGGCTCCTGGTGCtccacctcctgcagctgggccTCTGGAAGCGGTGAGAGATGCTCCTCATGGTCCATCCCCCCCCGCAACCGGGGTGCGGTCCCAAACCTGCCAAAACCAGGGTGACTCTTGCAGGTACTGGGATGTTTTGAGGATGGCGGCAAAGACGAGCGGCAGTGCCCGTGCCGGGGAGGTGCTGATGCTGCACGGGGACGTGTGTGTGCTGCGGCTCTTGGAAGCCCTGCTGCAGACCCTGcctcacctcctgctgcaggccTACGTCGTCGTGGCAGTCGATCCAGCAAGCTTCGTCCCCG GTGTCAGCGCGGggctgtccctgctctccctCGCCTGGGCTTTGGTTTCCTACAGCCGCTTCTCCTGCCTGCTGAAACCCGGTCACCTCTGCCCGCCAGCCACGGCcgtcctctgcctgctgctctggaGGACGGGGATGCTGGGGACCAGGGTCCTGGCCCTGGTGCTCTTTGCCAGGCTGTATTCCTTTTGGGTTTTTGCTGTGGCAGGTAAGACCTGTGATCATCTTCCCCATGTCCCGTCCTGCTGTCAGCCACAGGGACGCTCCTGGTCCTGCAGCGCTTTGCAACCTCCCCCAGGAACGGCTTTGCCCTTTCAGTCCCTTCTCCTTGTAGGTGTCCACTGGTTGCTCATGTCCTTCTGGCTGGTGGCCCAGCAGACGGACATTGtggcccagccctgccgctggaggCTGTTCAATTGCCTGGTGGGAGCCGTGTACATCTTCTGCTACGTTAATGTCCGGTCCGGTCCCTCCAAGCACAGGGTGGCCGTGTTTTATGCA atAATGCTGATGGAAAacaccctcctgctgctgctggccacccggttcctgcaggcagagctgaggaACAGCCTGTTCGTGACCGGGGCCGTCATGTCAGGGTCTCTAATAG GTGCCGCAGCTCTGGTGGTTTATTACAGCCTGCTCCATCCCAAGTCCACCGAGATCTGGCAGGGCTTTCTGGAGACaacctgcagtgctgcagctgctggtgaTGACCAGGTTGCTGGAGACAGCTCCCAAGCTGGGCAGAGTTTGGGAATTTCGGGAGACAGAGAGTCGTTGGTAGGGGAAGGGACCACGGCAGATCCCAAAAACGGGAACAGCTCATCGCTCCTGCAATTCAGAGGGTGTTTGGAGGACAGCTGGACAAACCATCACCACTGGCTGCTGGTAAAGCTGGCCTTGAAAACAGGAGATATGTCCACGATCAACGCAGCTTTTGGAGATGGTGGCGTGGGAGAGGTTTATCCTGGAGGATGGATGATGGGAAAACCCAACGGTGTTGAGCCTGCAGCAAACCTTTCCCTCCCCACGAGGGAAATGGGTCCTCGAGGTGTGGAATCTGGTCTGACTGATGAGAAATTGCTGGCGGCGAGGGATGGAGGAGGCGGCAAACCCAGCGCCGGCGCTGCCAGAAGGGGACGGGAGAAcggagcagggcaggagcctgGTTTTCACCCGGCCGTATCCTTTCCCAGCAGCTTCTCCCCGGATCCGGCCGAGGGCTCCTCTATGTATTTCAGCGTGAGCGAGGGAGGGGGACAACCCGGCGCGGGGACAACCACAGCTACGTGCGTGGCCCTGGTGCAAAGAGACCGTGAAGCCCAACCTCCTCCAggctgcctgggaggaggaggaggaggggatttATCCCTTGAGATGGCGAGGATCAGCCCAATCCTGGGCTCTTGTGCCCACAAGCATCTGCGGAGCAGCTCTTCCCTCGGAGGCACAAGCAACTGTGGGGTGGCGGGTCCCCCCAAAGAGGGCTCGGAGCCCGTGGGTGCCCTCATGGGGTGGCATCGCCTTTGGGACACCCACCCTTGTGGCACGCAGGAGACTGTCGTGAGGAGCAAGCTGAGGCCACCATGCTTCACCTCTACCCCCAAGGCCGACCCTAGATGCCCACAGCAaggactgggggaactgggagaggGGACAGACCTGTCTGGGTTGCTGGAGTGA
- the DEFB1 gene encoding beta-defensin 1 — MSTEAMKILFLLLLLLVVSQAAAVSDTVTCRKTKGECSFLLCPLFKRATGTCYNGLAKCCRPLW; from the exons ATGTCAACTGAAGCCATGAAGATactcttcctgctgctgcttctcctcgtGGTGTCCCAGGCTGCGGCAG TGTCAGACACTGTGACGTGTCGGAAGACCAAGGGCGAGTGTTCGTTCCTGCTGTGTCCCTTGTTTAAGAGAGCCACCGGTACCTGCTACAATGGACTGGCAAAGTGCTGCAGGCCCTTATGGTGA